One Stigmatopora argus isolate UIUO_Sarg chromosome 12, RoL_Sarg_1.0, whole genome shotgun sequence genomic window carries:
- the lrrc24 gene encoding leucine-rich repeat-containing protein 24 codes for MVCWLSPLVFVIIATLSQPLVGCPSGCRCYSLTVECGSFGIKEIPQDVPTFTETLFLQDNAIVHIRLQDLTRLDSLHYLYLQNNSISAIEPGAFLSQGQLLELALNGNLIHLVTPEMFQGLEHLRILYLAGNQITRLQDNTFRGLQRLQELHLQENSIEVLGDKALSGLSSLALLDLSQNHLHTFAASSLKPLVSLQVLRVTENPWRCDCALGWLRTWINEDGQRLLSTAEQRRLMCSEPPRLSHLSLGEVAPKSLVCIPPVVQLERSHLTVRLGESLRVSCQASGYPQPQVTWKKSSNGKAQLSPRGLVQELGPNGELFRPGVGGVVTALPSSGVIKMGETNGLVRGTEEGGERDSFDPDMGSGMLFLSNVTVSHAGRYECEAWNPGGVARVTFHLAVNMSSSSYSSPFWPYLNTHSSVSSSSNSFFHPKVVDVSQEPLYEQDSMDFSALGPATQTAIAVGISLLALTAILLLIMIYTRHQQYHKEEGESYCTSKEESIIYVNDYSDGPTTFAQLEEYSDDHGHEMYVLNRAKPVGSASLSSPMFGEFVPQKRLKEALLDDQVIQTLSRSGRMEVRRNPGDGGEGPLTTDPEEVFLSQSLIFGSQLAYEIHC; via the exons ACATTGTTCCTTCAGGATAATGCTATTGTGCATATCCGTCTTCAGGATCTGACTCGGCTGGACAGCCTCCATTACCTTTACCTCCAGAATAACAGCATTTCAGCCATAGAGCCAGGAGCATTTCTTAGCCAGGGCCAGCTACTTGAGCTCGCTCTGAATGGAAACCTCATCCATCTTGTCACCCCAGAGATGTTCCAGGGATTGGAGCATCTTCGGATTCTCTATCTTGCTGGCAACCAAATCACTCGATTACAGGATAACACATTTAGGGGGCTACAG CGCCTCCAGGAACTCCATTTGCAGGAAAACAGCATAGAGGTACTAGGAGACAAAGCTCTGTCTGGATTGTCATCTCTGGCTCTTCTGGATCTTAGTCAAAATCATCTCCACACTTTTGCAGCCTCATCACTCAAACCACTTGTCAGTCTGCAGGTGCTACGGGTCACAG AAAACCCATGGCGATGTGATTGTGCTCTTGGCTGGCTAAGGACATGGATCAACGAGGACGGACAACGGCTGTTAAGCACTGCCGAACAGCGTCGCCTAATGTGCTCGGAACCACCCCGTCTTTCCCACCTAAGTCTTGGGGAGGTAGCTCCAAAAAGCCTGGTTTGCATCCCGCCTGTTGTACAACTTGAGCGTAGTCATCTAACCGTAAGACTCGGGGAAAGCCTGAGAGTCTCATGTCAAGCCTCAGGATATCCTCAGCCTCAAGTGACTTGGAAAAAATCTTCGAATGGCAAAGCCCAATTGTCCCCACGAGGCTTAGTTCAAGAGCTGGGACCCAACGGTGAACTTTTCCGACCTGGTGTTGGAGGAGTTGTGACGGCCCTCCCTAGCAGTGGGGTTATAAAGATGGGTGAAACCAACGGGCTTGTGCGGGGGACTGAGGAGGGAGGTGAGAGAGACAGTTTTGACCCAGATATGGGCAGCGGCATGCTCTTTCTCAGCAATGTGACAGTTTCACATGCGGGTCGCTATGAGTGCGAGGCATGGAATCCTGGTGGTGTGGCAAGGGTTACATTTCATTTAGCGGTCAATATGTCCTCATCCTCATATTCGTCACCATTTTGGCCTTATTTAAACACACACTCATCAGTTTCGTCGTCATCCAATTCTTTCTTCCATCCAAAGGTTGTGGATGTTAGCCAGGAGCCACTTTATGAGCAAGACAGCATGGACTTTAGTGCTCTTGGCCCAGCCACACAGACTGCTATCGCTGTTGGCATCTCCTTACTAGCACTTACTGCTATTCTACTCTTGATTATGATTTACACACGGCACCAGCAATACCACAAAGAAGAAGGGGAATCCTACTGTACCAGCAAAGAAGAGAGCATCATCTATGTAAATGATTACTCTGATGGACCAACTACTTTTGCACAACTTGAGGAGTACAGCGATGACCATGGTCATGAGATGTATGTGCTTAACCGAGCTAAGCCAGTTGGGTCCGCCTCATTGAGTTCTCCCATGTTCGGAGAGTTTGTTCCCCAAAAGAGGCTGAAAGAGGCACTCCTGGATGATCAAGTGATTCAGACCCTTTCCAGATCAGGGCGGATGGAAGTTCGAAGGAATCCTGGAGATGGCGGTGAGGGGCCATTAACCACTGACCCAGAGGAAGTCTTCCTCAGTCAGAGTCTCATTTTTGGATCACAGCTTGCTTATGAAATCCACTGCTAA
- the pigr gene encoding polymeric immunoglobulin receptor, with protein MYFVNRLLLNLLPWIPGILGGLMAAELRVMEGNSLLVPCHYEPQYASSVKYWCKGKMREFCTSLARTDNPVSDSQTEDRVSIFDDPIQQVFTVTMQNLKEEDSGWYMCGVELGGFWQADVNSFTYVTVISGMSVKNGRVGEEEGRSVTVQCLYSPKFRESEKMWCRSGDLNNCLMTGNEGTYEDSSVAINDDKTGTLTITIKNLHRRDMGWYWCAVGQEKIPVHVQVFHRPSTTSSSGTTTAAVTVTSMAAAEAAAANQSFVDVAAPKPITKDGWQCQIFTVESVMFCASFMLLVALAILTTRVWKRDQFPKQRQNIQMKTPHMEDKGIMLPN; from the exons ATGTACTTTGTTAACCGACTTTTGCTCAACTTGTTGCCATGGAtaccag GCATTCTTGGTGGGCTGATGGCCGCCGAGCTTCGAGTCATGGAGGGCAACTCACTACTCGTCCCATGTCATTATGAGCCTCAGTATGCCAGTTCTGTTAAGTACTGGTGCAAGGGAAAGATGAGGGAATTCTGCACAAGCTTGGCCCGTACAGATAACCCCGTCTCTGATAGCCAGACTGAGGACAGAGTAAGTATTTTTGATGACCCAATCCAGCAGGTCTTCACAGTGACAATGCAGAACTTAAAAGAAGAGGATTCTGGCTGGTACATGTGTGGTGTGGAACTTGGTGGATTTTGGCAAGCTGATGTCAATTCTTTCACTTACGTCACAGTAATCTCAG GAATGTCTGTTAAAAATGGCAGAGTAGGTGAAGAAGAGGGACGCAGTGTcacagttcaatgtctttacagtCCAAAATTCAG GGAGAGTGAGAAGATGTGGTGTAGGAGTGGAGACTTGAACAATTGCCTGATGACAGGCAATGAAGGCACCTATGAAGATTCATCTGTGGCCATCAATGATGACAAAACTGGGACTTTGACGATCACCATAAAGAACCTGCATAGGAGAGATATGGGGTGGTACTGGTGTGCTGTTGGACAAGAGAAAATTCCAGTCCATGTTCAAGTTTTTCACCGGCCATCAACTACCAGTTCGAGTGGAA CAACGACCGCAGCAGTGACTGTGACATCCATGGCAGCAgcagaagcagcagcagcaaatcAGTCGTTTGTAGATGTAGCTGCTCCTAAACCCATCACAAAGGATGGCTGGCAGTGTCAAAT TTTCACTGTGGAGTCGGTGATGTTTTGTGCATCATTCATGCTGCTTGTTGCCTTGGCCATATTAACAACCAGGGTGTGGAAACGTG ACCAGTTTCCAAAGCAAAGACAAAATATACAGATGAAAACACCACACATG GAGGACAAAGGGATAATGCTCCCAAACTAA